Part of the Carnobacterium pleistocenium FTR1 genome is shown below.
CTTCTAATACAGCTAAGATGGTACCAATAGAAACAACTAGAGAAATTTTTGTCTCATCTATGAAACTAATTTTTGCCGTTGGTTGACTAACCGCAAGCTGTTTTAATGTTTCTGACCAGTCAGCTGGAATAGCGATAAGGTCTTTAGCTATTACCCAGCCCGGATATCCACTAGAATCATTTTTATAAGCTTGTTTCGGAACCGTTACTCTGGCATATTCTCCTACAATTTCAAGTACTTCAACAACGTCACCGTAAAGCAGTTCAGAATCCACTAAACGATCCTCGTAGAGTTTTAGTGCTTCTTCATCTGATAAAACATAGAAATTTTCTTTTCTATTTTGTGCTAACAGTTTCTCCTGGATAGGATGGTTTTCATTTTTTGACCATAGAAAAGTTGTTGTGGTATTGACCATATTTTTCATTTAGCTGTGCTCCTTTTATCATCAATTTTTTAACTTTAATCAGAAATAAAAATGATGATCAGTCCATATCTGTTAAAAATTCAAATGCTAATTTCCCCATCTCTTCCATCCATTCTATTGCCTTCGCTTCTTCCTTCACATCTTTATTTAATGTAGCAATAAAGACAATTCGCTCTTTATATCTAAACAATGCAACATCGTGCCGGATTCTATTATCTTCACCAGTTTTATTTAGCATTTCTAAATCAGGAATCGTTCTTTCATCCAAATAACCTGGCAGTCCCGTTCGAAACTGTTGCAGTAAAAAAGGCTTTTCTATTTGATTTTTTACTGTTGGATAGGTGTTTCCCAGCTCAATGATGTCTTTTAAAATCTCAACCGCTCCTCGTGGCGAGATTTCGTTAACTAAGCCCGATTCATAATCCATCAAGTATCGCCTTAAGGCTACTCTTTCATGCCATTTTTTTGTTTTTATCCATGCCTGTAAATTTTCTAAACCTGCATACTGAATCAACTGGTTTGTAGCCTCATTATCAGAAACGGCAATCATCAATTGTAGAAGTTCTTCAATACTCCATTCCTCAATAGAAGTCAGAATATGTAAGACTCCAGATCCATTTGCACGGCTTGTCTTTGAAACGTTCATTTTGTGCATCAGATTAACGTTTCCTTGAATGGCTTGCTCGTAATAATAAAGATAGATTGGGAGCTTGATGATGCTCGCAGCAGGAAATAACTCTTCTTCATTTTTACCAACTAATTTTTGCGTTTCATCATGAATATAGATTCCACTTTCAATAAAAGGTGCAAATTTAGGTTCTAAAACGTGTAGTTCCTTATCCCACTCCATTTTCACCCTCATTTCTTTTTTTATTTTTACAATAAAAAAACACATCGAAAACTCATTTCCTTGTTATCTTAATTTAATTATATAGAATTTGGTCATCCATCGCAACAAGTATGAACATCGCTTACATTCTAACTATTCCTTATCTCATCTACTGCACTCGTTTAGCTACTATAAAATATTTGCTACCAATTGATTCCTTAGATAAGAAAAAGCAGGTGTACGTTTCAATTTATTTTTTTATACGGTGTCAGAAAACAGACCTAATTGACAATTTCAAATCAAAAAAGGGCGCTGAGATTTTCATCTCAACACCCTTTTTATCTTTAAATGTAATACAAATTTTCTGATGGGTAAAATGGATCACATGTGATATCTAATCCTAATTTACGAAGCGTTTGTTCATCATCTTTATTCAACATCACCGTTGAGTGTGCTTGAACATCTTGTAACTCCGATAATTTATTGTAGGCTAATTGAGCTGTTGGGTTAGTGACTGCGCTTATCGCAAGGGCAATCAGAACTTCATTTGCATTCAACGCTGCCATTTTACTATGAAGATCCTTCACTTTAAGTTTTTGGATCGTTTCTAGAATATTTGGAGATAATAAATGAATTTCATCTGAAATATGAGCCAAAACCTTAATTGAATTTAAAATAGCTGCAGAACAAGAATCCATTAGAGCAGTTGTTCTACCCGTTACAAGTTGACCATCAGGCAATTCAAACGCAATAACTGCTGGCATATCAGTCACTTCTGAATGTTCTCTTATGTGCTCAGCGTATTTACGAGCTGGAGCGACTGGCACTCTATCTTCTTTTTTTAGTTCGACTTCTTCCATGATCAATTTCATGTGATTTAGAATTTCTTCATCAATCAGCCCTTTTTTAAAATCACACTCCGTCAAAAAGCTTCTGCGGATGATTTCTTGCTTAGAGGCTTCTTTGATAACTTCATCATCAATAATACCAAATCCTACACGGTTAACTCCCATATCTGTTGGAGATTGATAGACAGATTCTTTTCCAGTAATTTTTTCAATGATTTTTTTAATCACTGGGAATGTTTCAAGATCACGATTGTAATTGATTGCGACTTGATTGTATTTTTCAAAGTGGAAATTATCAATCATATTCACATCTTTTAAATCTACCGTGGCTGCTTCATAAGCAATATTAAGTGGGTGTTTTAATGGCACATTCCAAACTGGAAAAGTTTCAAATTTTGAATACCCAGCTGTTTTCCCTTGGTGGCGCTCATGATAAAGTTGATTCAAACATGTTGCCAATTTCCCACTTCCAGGACCTGGCGCTGTGACAACAACAATTGGTTTCGTTGTTGGAATATAGTCATTTTTTGCAAATCCTTCTTCACTTACAATCGTATCGATAGCTGATGGATATCCCTCAATTGCAGCATGCGTAAATACTTTAATGTCTCTTCTTTCTAGCTTATTAATAAAGAGGTTTGTAGAAGGCTGGCCATTATAGCGAGTGATTACTACACTGTTTACTTCTAGACCATATCCTCTTAGTTCATCAATCAATCTTAAAACATCCATATCGTAAGTAATACCATAATCGCCGCGAATTTTATTGCGTTCGATATCTCCAGCGTACACACAAATAATGATTTCAGCCTGATCTTTTAGTTTTTGCAATAATTTGATTTTGGCATTCTCATCAAATCCTGGCAATACACGCTTAGCATGCTTATCTCCAATAAGTTTTCCACCAAATTCAAGATACAATTTATCGTAATCATTTACTCGTTCAAGAATATATTTTGACTGTTCTTCAATGTATTTTTGTGGATCGAACCCTACTTTTTTAATATGCTTTCCTCCTATATATTTACTTATATGTTGCCTAAATTTAATACTTTATTTTTACATCCTTTTCAATTATAGGGGTTTATTTTTTATAATCAATATATTTTCTCTATGAAATTTTTAATCCTATTAAAAAACACTGAACTAAACTTCAGCAATCAAAAGCGAAAGTTTAATCCAGTGTTTTCTAATTTTAAAGATACTATTTCTTACTATTCAATTAAAGAATCGTTTCAACAGTAAGCACTCCTAAAGACTTTTTGAAAAAATAACAGTAATGTTCAGCTGCTTGTTTCAACCGATTTTTTGAAATAAAAATCGTCGGTACCAATTGGATTGTCAGATCGATACTTGCTGCTTGATGAACAGGTTTCCAACTGCCGACTACCTGTCCATTTTCAATTAGAGGGAAAAAGAAACCACTTTTTTGTGGATCTATTTTTGAATAAACTTCTGCAGAGAAGACATCCGTTCGGTCTTTATAGCCTATTAAGTATTCATCAAGACTGGGAAGTAAAGTGAGATTTAAAACTTTCTCGGATTTAATTACCTGTCGATCTATGGGCAACCAATATTCTTTTTTATTTCTACTTTCTGTAAACAATTCATTATCTGCTAACTGCATTCCTTTTTTAGCCTTAGCTATCGTTAAACCGGCCCACCAAGCAAAATCATGAACAGTAGCGGGTCCATGACTCGTTACATAACGGATAGCTAATTTTTTTAAGGCTTTTTCTTGAGAGAGTAAATTCCCTTTTGGCATCCAGTCTTCAATCAATAGAAAGGTTTGCTGCTTGCCTTTCATCGGTCCAATAAAAATCATGCCACTTTGAGCTGCGTACCACAAGATATGGTACAATCGTTGATTACTTGTATCAATATCTGCGTTTTCAAGTACCGTTCGTATTTCTGGTCTCGTTAATTGTTGTTGTTTTTTTAACGCCAAGTAAAGAATTTCTTTAGCTTGATTTAACTGATGTACCGTTAAACCTGTATTTTTTTCTACATGACCTAAATGTTTGTTTATCATGCTTTCAGATGAAAGTTCAATCATCCATGAAACATCCTGAATAGAAACAAAATGAATGGTATGACGCATGATCCATGTTCGAATAATTTTTTTCTCGAAAATAGCTTGCTCCACTTCTGATATGGTGCTCCCCGGTGTCCTCAGTCCAATAGCCCATAAAGCCATCTTATAGTCTTGTGCTTGAACGGCACCCATCCATTCTACCGTTTCTTCAGCTGATTGAAAATGTTCTCCTTCAATTCGTTGAGTATACAAACGTTGGTAAGGAATACTGGTTACATCCATATCATCACACTCCCTGATTCGATTAAATCATGAGCCTAGTTTTTTTGCTTCTAAATAATTAGAGCTAGTAATTTGGATCAACGGATTATTCGCGCCAAGCTATAGCTAAACCTTTCAAAAAGTTTCTAGCGTATCGATCGCCACATTCTTTGTAATTTCGATGCCCTTCTTTTCTAAAGACCGCGCTTAATTCACTTTTTGATATTTGAACGCCCGCATTTCCTAAAATACCTAACATATCTTCACTTGAAAGGGAAAGAGCTATTTTAATTTTTTTAAGCAACATATTATTCACATTTTCATTGGTTATCATCATTGGTACTTTTTTTTCTGGTTCATTGACGGCTGACTCTTTTTTGCCTCTTTTGAATATGATCAAACCATTTAAAAAAAATTCTAACGTTTGATTAGAGCATTTTTTCATATATTCATTTTCTTGGAAATCATTTTCTTTTGCATTATCGGCATCTTGCTTCTTTGCTTTATCCAACATTTTCTTGATGTCTTCTTTTGCTATATCTAATCCGCCTAATTTAAAAATCTCTACCATTTCTGTATCTTTGATATCTAAAGCATATCGTAGTCTTACTAATCGATCGTTGTTGTTCATATTATTTTACCCTCCAAGAGCTGTTTAAAATTTTTATCTCCCATTAGTATAAAGCTTTATTGCCCTTATTGCATCCTTTGTCCAAAGATAAGATTTATTTTATTTTCAGTAAAAAGTTATTCATTCTCTTCTTTTGGTACACCTGCCCTCAAAAGTTGGTTGTCATTAAACATAAATAACATCACAATAAGCAGCAATAGGCCAGAGACTAAGAGAAGCCATTCAATCCGAACGAGATCTGCCAGTGGGCCAAAAAAAAGCATTCCTAATGGCATCATTGCTGTAGCAATCATTGTTTCTACTCCAAATACTCTTCCTAAATAGTCTTCTGCTACTTTTTCTTGAAGCAACACAATCGTTGTTGCACTTAATAACGGTATGACCAAACCA
Proteins encoded:
- a CDS encoding YehS family protein; the encoded protein is MNNNDRLVRLRYALDIKDTEMVEIFKLGGLDIAKEDIKKMLDKAKKQDADNAKENDFQENEYMKKCSNQTLEFFLNGLIIFKRGKKESAVNEPEKKVPMMITNENVNNMLLKKIKIALSLSSEDMLGILGNAGVQISKSELSAVFRKEGHRNYKECGDRYARNFLKGLAIAWRE
- a CDS encoding serine hydrolase yields the protein MEWDKELHVLEPKFAPFIESGIYIHDETQKLVGKNEEELFPAASIIKLPIYLYYYEQAIQGNVNLMHKMNVSKTSRANGSGVLHILTSIEEWSIEELLQLMIAVSDNEATNQLIQYAGLENLQAWIKTKKWHERVALRRYLMDYESGLVNEISPRGAVEILKDIIELGNTYPTVKNQIEKPFLLQQFRTGLPGYLDERTIPDLEMLNKTGEDNRIRHDVALFRYKERIVFIATLNKDVKEEAKAIEWMEEMGKLAFEFLTDMD
- a CDS encoding winged helix DNA-binding domain-containing protein; protein product: MDVTSIPYQRLYTQRIEGEHFQSAEETVEWMGAVQAQDYKMALWAIGLRTPGSTISEVEQAIFEKKIIRTWIMRHTIHFVSIQDVSWMIELSSESMINKHLGHVEKNTGLTVHQLNQAKEILYLALKKQQQLTRPEIRTVLENADIDTSNQRLYHILWYAAQSGMIFIGPMKGKQQTFLLIEDWMPKGNLLSQEKALKKLAIRYVTSHGPATVHDFAWWAGLTIAKAKKGMQLADNELFTESRNKKEYWLPIDRQVIKSEKVLNLTLLPSLDEYLIGYKDRTDVFSAEVYSKIDPQKSGFFFPLIENGQVVGSWKPVHQAASIDLTIQLVPTIFISKNRLKQAAEHYCYFFKKSLGVLTVETIL
- a CDS encoding DUF1846 domain-containing protein, producing the protein MKKVGFDPQKYIEEQSKYILERVNDYDKLYLEFGGKLIGDKHAKRVLPGFDENAKIKLLQKLKDQAEIIICVYAGDIERNKIRGDYGITYDMDVLRLIDELRGYGLEVNSVVITRYNGQPSTNLFINKLERRDIKVFTHAAIEGYPSAIDTIVSEEGFAKNDYIPTTKPIVVVTAPGPGSGKLATCLNQLYHERHQGKTAGYSKFETFPVWNVPLKHPLNIAYEAATVDLKDVNMIDNFHFEKYNQVAINYNRDLETFPVIKKIIEKITGKESVYQSPTDMGVNRVGFGIIDDEVIKEASKQEIIRRSFLTECDFKKGLIDEEILNHMKLIMEEVELKKEDRVPVAPARKYAEHIREHSEVTDMPAVIAFELPDGQLVTGRTTALMDSCSAAILNSIKVLAHISDEIHLLSPNILETIQKLKVKDLHSKMAALNANEVLIALAISAVTNPTAQLAYNKLSELQDVQAHSTVMLNKDDEQTLRKLGLDITCDPFYPSENLYYI